In Geotalea uraniireducens, one genomic interval encodes:
- a CDS encoding methyl-accepting chemotaxis protein codes for MFFSAKLKKQLAEQETELNTLKQMLDNLGNIVMLCDTTPENKIFYMNKPAREMLMKHRQELNGGLRGADVANAFGQSIHQYHKDPGRVRMILGKPGELPNRAEIPIGGLTLRTTAYPIWDARERGKLLCYMACWDDISAEKAIEEHSRAEIDRKNYLEERVAQIATAMEEMSMTVTEVARNTSNASDSAIKVAQNAHEGQTIVNQSVQEMQKVAQIVRDSAAIVDSLGGKSEKIGEIINVINEIADQTNLLALNAAIEAARAGEQGRGFAVVADEVRNLAEKTMASTKQIGAMVGEIQQETRLAVGSIENVKQEAEVSERLSQQVETSLESIVRAVEDIKNVITQIATASEEQAATATVIAGNLEEITRHG; via the coding sequence ATGTTTTTCTCGGCAAAGTTGAAAAAACAGCTGGCAGAGCAGGAAACCGAACTCAATACCCTCAAGCAGATGCTCGACAATCTGGGCAATATCGTCATGCTCTGCGACACTACTCCGGAAAACAAGATCTTCTACATGAACAAACCGGCCCGCGAAATGCTGATGAAGCATCGCCAGGAGCTGAACGGCGGGCTGCGGGGGGCCGACGTGGCCAACGCCTTCGGCCAGTCGATCCACCAGTACCACAAGGACCCGGGGCGGGTCCGGATGATCCTCGGCAAGCCGGGCGAACTCCCCAACCGGGCTGAGATCCCGATCGGCGGACTTACCCTCCGCACCACCGCCTACCCGATCTGGGACGCCAGGGAGCGGGGCAAGCTGCTCTGCTACATGGCCTGCTGGGACGATATCAGCGCCGAGAAAGCGATCGAGGAGCACAGCCGGGCCGAGATCGACCGGAAGAATTACCTGGAGGAGCGAGTGGCGCAGATCGCTACCGCCATGGAAGAGATGAGCATGACCGTCACCGAGGTGGCGCGCAACACCTCCAATGCCTCCGATTCGGCGATCAAGGTGGCCCAGAACGCCCACGAGGGACAGACCATCGTCAACCAATCGGTCCAGGAGATGCAGAAGGTGGCGCAGATCGTCCGCGACTCGGCGGCCATCGTCGACTCCCTCGGCGGCAAGTCGGAGAAGATCGGCGAGATCATCAACGTCATCAACGAGATTGCCGACCAGACCAACCTCCTGGCGCTGAACGCGGCCATCGAGGCGGCCCGGGCCGGCGAGCAGGGGCGCGGCTTCGCCGTCGTCGCCGACGAGGTGCGCAACCTGGCAGAAAAGACCATGGCCTCCACCAAGCAGATCGGTGCCATGGTCGGCGAGATTCAGCAGGAGACCCGCCTGGCGGTCGGCTCGATCGAAAACGTCAAGCAGGAGGCGGAAGTGAGCGAGCGGTTGTCCCAGCAGGTGGAAACCTCGCTCGAATCGATCGTCCGCGCCGTGGAAGACATCAAGAACGTCATCACCCAGATCGCCACCGCCTCGGAAGAGCAGGCCGCCACCGCCACGGTCATCGCCGGCAATCTGGAGGAGATCACCCGCCACGGCTGA
- a CDS encoding alpha/beta fold hydrolase, translating to MQALINDITMAYDDHGSGPAVVLLHGFPLCRRMWHPQIRAITEAGFRLIVPDLRGFGESDAPDGPYSIDLFADDVVELLDRLGIERAVVGGMSMGGYVLFNLVERYRERLAGACFIVTRAMADDAAGKARRLELARQTMKFGPQVVADAFEKILFAEESLTRRPKLVGEVYGWITATDSRGLAGGLLAMRERKDYTPLLGGIDLPALAIGADDDRAAPPELGRAIAAAIPGCRFCLVPEAGHLANLEHPGAFNDCLLEFLRSIPA from the coding sequence ATGCAGGCATTGATCAACGACATCACCATGGCCTACGACGATCACGGCAGCGGGCCGGCGGTAGTCCTGCTCCACGGCTTTCCCCTCTGCCGGCGGATGTGGCATCCGCAGATCAGGGCCATCACCGAAGCGGGCTTCCGGCTGATCGTCCCCGACCTGCGGGGCTTCGGCGAGAGCGATGCCCCCGACGGCCCCTACTCGATTGATCTCTTCGCCGACGACGTGGTGGAACTACTCGACCGGCTCGGCATCGAACGGGCGGTGGTCGGCGGCATGTCGATGGGGGGGTATGTCCTCTTCAACCTTGTGGAGCGCTACCGCGAGCGGCTGGCCGGCGCCTGCTTCATCGTCACCCGGGCGATGGCCGACGACGCGGCGGGCAAGGCGCGCCGGCTGGAACTGGCCCGGCAGACCATGAAGTTCGGTCCCCAGGTAGTGGCTGACGCCTTCGAAAAAATTCTTTTTGCCGAGGAGTCGCTGACCCGGCGGCCGAAACTGGTGGGTGAGGTCTACGGCTGGATCACCGCCACCGACTCCCGCGGGTTGGCGGGAGGATTGCTGGCGATGCGCGAACGGAAGGATTACACGCCATTACTCGGCGGCATCGACCTGCCGGCCCTGGCGATCGGGGCCGACGACGACCGGGCCGCCCCGCCGGAGCTCGGCCGGGCCATCGCCGCCGCTATCCCCGGCTGCCGCTTCTGCCTGGTCCCCGAAGCCGGCCATCTGGCCAACCTCGAACACCCGGGAGCCTTCAACGATTGTCTGCTGGAGTTCCTGCGCAGCATCCCGGCCTAA
- a CDS encoding PAS domain S-box protein — MSADHDAALYRAIAEGSPDAFIFADRDGIIRLWSPAAERLFGFTAAEALGRSLDLIIPENLRARHWEGYRRVMATGVTAYGSRLLSAPALRRDGSRISTEFSMTLLSAGDGPVYGSGAILRDVSERWAREKNLRTRLAELEERCGATAPPPGSLAAD, encoded by the coding sequence ATGTCAGCCGACCATGACGCCGCGTTGTACCGGGCGATTGCCGAGGGGAGCCCCGATGCCTTCATCTTTGCCGACCGCGACGGAATCATCCGGCTCTGGAGCCCGGCCGCCGAGCGGCTGTTCGGCTTTACCGCCGCCGAGGCGCTCGGCCGGTCCCTCGACCTGATCATTCCGGAAAACCTGCGGGCGCGGCATTGGGAAGGGTATCGACGGGTGATGGCCACCGGGGTGACCGCCTACGGCAGCCGGCTGCTCTCGGCGCCAGCCTTGCGGCGCGACGGTAGTCGGATCTCCACCGAGTTTTCGATGACGCTTCTCTCCGCCGGTGACGGGCCGGTTTACGGCAGTGGCGCCATCCTTCGCGATGTCAGCGAGCGGTGGGCGCGGGAAAAGAACCTGCGGACCCGGCTGGCCGAGCTGGAAGAGCGCTGCGGTGCCACGGCGCCGCCGCCCGGCTCATTAGCGGCGGATTAA
- a CDS encoding 4Fe-4S binding protein gives MNGPCSPVRIPRWRAVIQWGFLAWVLFLGVRFGLFVNAVAAGGTPPNVSRPPGVEGFLPIGALASLKYWLATGDINQVHPAALVIFLTAIAVSLLAKKSFCSWLCPVGTLSEGAWKLGRWLLGRNFTPWPWLDLTLRGLKYALLLFFVKLILLDMPVPALAGFLGSPYWAVSDVKMLRFFTDMSPTTAVILTLLTGLSLVYRNVWCRYLCPYGALLGLASILSPLKIRREPAGCTGCRRCSAACPANLPVHARTRIVSPECTACLSCVASCPERATLRIGLPFWRRQLPGWVFPAAVLLLFAAGIGTGMVTGHWQGSLTIDDYRQLLPLVPYLSH, from the coding sequence ATGAACGGTCCCTGTTCCCCCGTACGCATTCCCCGCTGGCGAGCCGTGATCCAGTGGGGCTTTCTCGCCTGGGTGCTCTTCCTCGGCGTGCGCTTCGGTCTCTTCGTCAATGCCGTCGCCGCCGGGGGCACCCCCCCCAATGTCTCCCGGCCGCCGGGGGTGGAGGGATTCCTGCCGATCGGCGCCCTGGCGAGCCTCAAATACTGGCTGGCCACCGGCGACATCAATCAGGTCCATCCAGCGGCGCTGGTCATCTTCCTCACCGCCATCGCCGTCAGCCTGCTGGCGAAAAAATCGTTCTGCTCCTGGCTCTGCCCAGTCGGGACCCTCTCCGAAGGGGCATGGAAACTGGGTCGATGGCTGCTCGGCCGGAATTTTACCCCCTGGCCCTGGCTCGATCTGACCCTCCGGGGGTTGAAGTACGCCCTGCTCCTCTTCTTCGTCAAGCTGATCCTGCTCGATATGCCGGTGCCGGCGCTGGCCGGCTTCCTCGGTTCCCCCTACTGGGCGGTGAGCGACGTCAAGATGCTCCGCTTCTTTACCGACATGTCGCCGACCACGGCGGTAATTCTCACCCTGCTCACCGGCCTGTCGCTGGTCTACCGCAATGTCTGGTGCCGCTACCTCTGCCCCTACGGGGCGCTGCTCGGGCTGGCCAGTATCCTGAGTCCCCTCAAGATCAGGCGGGAGCCCGCCGGCTGCACCGGCTGTCGACGCTGTAGCGCCGCTTGCCCGGCGAACCTGCCGGTCCACGCCCGGACCCGGATCGTCTCCCCCGAGTGCACCGCCTGCCTCAGTTGCGTAGCAAGCTGCCCGGAGCGTGCCACGCTGCGGATCGGCTTGCCGTTCTGGCGGCGGCAGCTTCCCGGCTGGGTCTTCCCCGCCGCGGTGCTGCTGCTCTTTGCCGCCGGCATCGGCACCGGGATGGTAACGGGGCACTGGCAGGGTTCGCTGACCATCGACGATTACCGGCAGCTGCTCCCGCTGGTGCCGTATCTGAGCCACTGA
- a CDS encoding ammonia-forming cytochrome c nitrite reductase subunit c552: MTTKMVKRGMVAVILAATAVGAGCTPKKTEPVTMSDIADGTIDPAVWGKVYPAEYERWQKNGEPTPAGKSKYKRGYDEGMARPDKLNEFPFLALLYNGWGFGVEYREPRGHIFMLQDQLEVDPSRIKAGGSCLTCKTPYAPILQGKMGRDYFAEPYLDVLAKVPGEHRTLGVACIDCHNNRDMSLQISRGFTLGKGLAELGVAGGQLTRQDKRSLVCAQCHVTYSVPKDTQMKSTDVVFPWQGSSWGHITIEQIIKVLREHPEYGEWTQKVTGFKLAFIRHPEFELFSNDSVHWQAGATCSDCHMPTIKVGGREIADHRIMSPLKNDLQACRQCHTESPDQLRDRVIAIQDRTMSQFIRAGYATATVAKLFELANREQTAGKPVDRTLYAEAKDHYLEAFYRVVFIGAENSVGFHNPTEAQRVLGDAAIHAGKADGLLRQALAKAGVTVPEKVDLELAKYVNNRGSKKLMFKPEQEIKDPLAGK, from the coding sequence ATGACAACGAAGATGGTGAAACGTGGGATGGTGGCGGTGATCCTGGCGGCCACAGCGGTCGGCGCGGGGTGTACGCCGAAGAAGACGGAGCCGGTGACGATGTCCGATATTGCCGACGGGACGATCGACCCGGCGGTCTGGGGGAAGGTCTATCCGGCGGAATACGAGCGCTGGCAGAAGAACGGCGAGCCGACCCCGGCCGGCAAGAGCAAGTACAAGCGCGGCTATGACGAGGGGATGGCGCGTCCCGACAAGCTCAACGAGTTCCCGTTCCTGGCGCTGCTCTACAACGGCTGGGGCTTCGGCGTCGAATACCGGGAGCCGCGCGGCCACATCTTCATGCTCCAGGATCAGCTGGAGGTCGATCCGTCGCGAATCAAGGCCGGGGGGTCCTGTCTTACCTGCAAGACACCCTATGCGCCGATCCTCCAGGGGAAGATGGGGCGGGACTACTTTGCCGAGCCGTACCTGGATGTGCTGGCCAAGGTGCCCGGTGAGCACCGGACCCTCGGCGTGGCCTGCATCGACTGTCATAACAACCGGGATATGTCGCTGCAGATTTCCCGCGGTTTCACTCTCGGCAAGGGCTTGGCCGAACTCGGCGTCGCCGGGGGGCAACTGACCCGGCAGGACAAGCGGTCGCTGGTCTGCGCCCAGTGTCACGTCACTTACAGCGTCCCCAAGGACACTCAGATGAAATCGACCGATGTGGTCTTTCCCTGGCAGGGGAGCTCGTGGGGGCACATCACCATCGAGCAGATCATCAAAGTGCTCCGCGAGCATCCGGAGTACGGCGAGTGGACCCAGAAGGTGACCGGGTTTAAACTGGCATTCATCCGTCACCCCGAATTTGAACTCTTTTCCAACGACAGCGTCCACTGGCAGGCCGGTGCAACCTGCAGCGACTGCCACATGCCGACCATCAAGGTGGGGGGGCGGGAGATTGCTGATCACCGGATCATGAGTCCGCTGAAAAACGACCTGCAGGCCTGTCGGCAGTGCCATACCGAAAGCCCCGACCAGTTGCGCGACCGGGTGATCGCCATCCAGGACCGGACCATGTCGCAGTTTATCCGTGCCGGTTATGCCACTGCTACCGTCGCCAAGCTCTTCGAACTGGCGAACCGGGAGCAAACGGCTGGCAAACCGGTCGACCGGACGCTCTATGCCGAAGCGAAGGACCATTACCTGGAGGCGTTCTACCGGGTGGTGTTCATCGGTGCCGAGAATTCGGTCGGTTTCCATAATCCCACCGAAGCGCAACGGGTCCTGGGCGATGCCGCCATCCATGCCGGCAAGGCTGACGGGCTGCTGCGCCAGGCGCTGGCCAAGGCGGGGGTGACGGTACCGGAAAAGGTCGACCTGGAACTCGCCAAATACGTCAACAACCGTGGTTCGAAGAAGCTGATGTTCAAGCCGGAGCAGGAGATCAAGGATCCGCTGGCCGGGAAGTAG